A DNA window from Aspergillus nidulans FGSC A4 chromosome V contains the following coding sequences:
- a CDS encoding protein stk22 (transcript_id=CADANIAT00003334), giving the protein MADRAPSELSLEEPTDVAAPHHGQVSEYTHRRGTSKSDIAGGSQHSSIDLDAGQAVTKPSNAKLPPSNDSLDGQPSLRHTFPHLYHSSGTSRSPSTRTSSSSLQALNEDTVVDARSERSVFARISLSRRTSYNHQSDGGAAEYPVYPDQSYAVLQSQIHPTYQPPFLRSRSSYPIDTVHKPTYSRGARTAGNTPISSPGLFSVRTPGLTSSPGSDGDDRSGNSYLHPSHLQPPKETHTVEVDRDSVTGNKVINQYEILSELGRGEHGKVKLGRHVTTGQKVAIKIVQRYSKRRRLGRLGNAEDKVKKEVAILKKARHPNVVSLLEVIDDPNRQKVYIVLEYVENGEIIWRQKGLREIVEVDKLRLEREKIGAPDTPAFWEESKQYIMAAQRWREQRLRAMERRQAQAEHAQQGPIPAWSLEHGAESDDELGAEIAATESHSSSSHASSAPQEAALAAMEGTMFGAYTDYPSDRRRFSTASSSFGYAPSETDLSPEEDDMSYVPCLTFAEARNAFRDSLLGLEYLHYQGIIHRDIKPANLLVTSGHRVKISDFGVSYLGRPIRDEEEEQLDETDVATELDDARELSKTVGTPAFYAPELCYTGDDFVESLGGVPRITGAIDIWSLGVTLYGMIFGRLPFVSDDEYSMYQTIVKQDVFIPRKRLKPVQVKTSAQWPRYAPDSIRADNELVYEEVDEELWDLLKRLLTKDPVRRITLKEIKHHPWVLHGLPNPRAWVEETDPGYLSKGKKIEVSNEEVTTAVSKVPFIQRVRSNVAKWSHYLTGRSKDRDSRKRTPSASPSVDSTSTSSSNSHGKHHLWDGGRFSLRGDEELFSRFNRHHRDSEHPLSQSVTVSPTASPEERPTSYLAQDGAPGYHSPANRTPRPDHPERATSNLSTAESSKTVRASAMNKSYSVPLRPATPDLSGSSGTTNISGVIGGASHRLARGLQPGDRHFPTDFSTAEEDHHSEPSLALSIASAVGQMQPSAWQPDGEPFTIRESRASTPEHRRKISHPLLAVEPFHLPKEGSWHIKGSRSDPLTGLSSDREHRSGADNASRKGLDATADTGAAEYVKEGLTTSPTSAATMSSSSMDEDTSGMSQSTSHPSIPSVMSGASSLSEGGINKENDCDKVAQVPSILRTGETVKARRLSTSRPPEDDESRYYCDDEEESGDDSEDEGLVFGNTRAVNKKPAIIMGKAKKGHDAG; this is encoded by the exons ATGGCCGATCGGGCCCCTTCAGAGCTCAGCCTCGAGGAACCCACGGACGTGGCGGCACCCCATCATGGGCAGGTATCGGAGTACACCCATAGGAGGGGCACAAGCAAGAGTGATATAGCGGGCGGTTCTCAGCACTCGTCGATCGATTTGGACGCCGGCCAAGCCGTCACTAAGCCGTCAAACGCAAAGCTCCCTCCTTCGAATGACTCATTGGATGGCCAACCGTCTCTTCGACACACATTCCCCCATCTATATCACTCCTCTGGAACCTCCCGGTCGCCATCCACTAGAACCTCGTCCAGTTCTCTTCAAGCATTGAACGAGGATACCGTGGTCGATGCTCGGTCGGAACGCAGCGTCTTTGCACGGATCTCGCTGTCGCGAAGGACGTCCTACAACCACCAATCCGACGGCGGAGCCGCCGAATACCCTGTATATCCTGATCAGTCCTATGCCGTTCTTCAATCTCAAATACACCCAACCTATCAACCTCCATTTCTACGCTCCCGAAGCTCTTATCCCATCGACACTGTTCACAAACCTACTTACTCCCGTGGCGCTCGTACCGCTGGCAATACTCCTATATCCAGTCCAGGTCTGTTCTCTGTCCGAACCCCTGGCCTGACATCGTCGCCGGGATCGGACGGTGATGACCGTTCTGGCAATTCCTACCTTCATCCGTCACATCTTCAGCCACCAAAGGA GACACATACTGTCGAAGTAGACAGGGACTCCGTAACTGGAAACAAAGTCATCAACCAGTATGAGATCCTCTCAGAGCTAGGTCGTGGCGAACATGGGAAAGTGAAACTTGGTCGCCACGTGACAACCGGCCAAAAGGTTGCGATTAAGATTGTCCAGCGGTACTCGAAACGGCGGCGCTTGGGGAGACTGGGGAATGCCGAGGACAAGGTCAAAAAGGAGGTCGCCATCCTGAAAAAGGCCCGCCATCCGAACGTGGTTAGCCTGCTAGAAGTAATCGACGATCCGAACCGCCAGAAGGTTTACATAGTACTCGAGTACGTCGAAAATGGAGAGATTATTTGGCGACAAAAAGGACTTCGCGAGATTGTGGAAGTTGACAAGCTCCGACTTGAACGCGAGAAAATCGGTGCTCCTGACACACCAGCATTTTGGGAAGAGAGCAAGCAGTACATCATGGCAGCGCAGCGTTGGCGGGAGCAACGCTTGAGAGCAATGGAACGGCGCCAAGCGCAAGCAGAGCATGCGCAGCAGGGACCCATTCCTGCTTGGAGTTTGGAACATGGTGCAGAATCGGATGATGAACTGGGAGCTGAGATCGCAGCGACAGAGTCTCATTCCTCTTCGAGCCACGCCTCTTCCGCGCCTCAAGAGGCTGCATTGGCCGCAATGGAAGGCACCATGTTCGGGGCCTATACTGATTACCCATCTGATAGACGGCGGTTCAGTACCGCATCCAGCAGTTTTGGCTACGCACCTTCAGAGACAGATCTGTCCCCTGAAGAGGACGACATGTCCTATGTGCCTTGTTTAACTTTCGCGGAAGCACGCAACGCTTTTCGAGATTcgcttctcggcctcgaatATCTCCATTATCAAGGAATCATACACCGCGATATCAAGCCGGCAAACCTTCTGGTTACCAGTGGTCATCGCGTCAAGATATCCGATTTCGGTGTTTCTTACCTGGGACGACCTATTCgagacgaggaggaggagcaacTGGATGAGACAGATGTTGCAACTGAGCTGGACGATGCGCGGGAGTTGTCTAAAACCGTTGGCACACCGGCTTTCTACGCCCCCGAGCTTTGCTACACTGGTGACGACTTCGTTGAAAGCCTTGGTGGCGTGCCCCGTATCACCGGAGCCATTGATATCTGGTCCCTTGGTGTGACGCTCTACGGGATGATATTTGGTCGGTTGCCGTTTGTCTCGGATGACGAGTATAGCATGTATCAGACGATCGTGAAGCAGGATGTCTTTATTCCACGCAAACGTCTAAAACCCGTCCAGGTGAAGACCAGCGCCCAGTGGCCTCGTTATGCGCCAGATAGTATTCGAGCGGACAACGAGCTGGTTTAtgaagaagttgatgaagaaTTGTGGGATTTGTTGAAACGACTACTCACTAAAGACCCGGTGAGGCGCATCACATTAAAAGAGATCAAGCATCATCCATGGGTTCTTCATGGCCTTCCGAATCCTAGAGCTTGGGTGGAAGAGACCGATCCCGGCTACCTaagcaagggcaagaagattGAAGTTTCCAATGAGGAAGTTACCACTGCCGTCAGCAAGGTGCCGTTTATTCAACGTGTGCGGTCCAATGTGGCAAAATGGTCGCATTATTTGACTGGAAGGTCGAAAGACAGAGACAGTCGCAAACGCACTCCTAGTGCAAGCCCCTCGGTTGATTCGACATCCACTTCGAGCAGCAATTCTCACGGAAAGCATCATCTCTGGGATGGTGGCCGATTCAGTCTCCGCGGTGACGAAGAGCTCTTTTCCCGGTTCAACCGACATCACAGGGATAGTGAGCATCCTCTCTCACAAAGTGTGACGGTGAGCCCTACGGCTAGCCCCGAAGAACGGCCCACATCATATTTGGCCCAGGATGGCGCTCCCGGATATCACTCCCCTGCCAATCGAACACCTCGCCCTGACCATCCTGAGCGTGCAACGTCGAACTTATCGACTGCCGAGTCATCAAAAACCGTTAGGGCGTCTGCTATGAATAAGAGCTACTCTGTACCTTTGCGTCCCGCTACGCCTGATCTGTCAGGGTCTTCGGGAACCACAAACATAAGCGGTGTCATTGGTGGCGCGAGCCACCGGTTAGCAAGGGGGCTTCAGCCAGGAGATCGGCATTTTCCCACCGACTTTTCGACCGCCGAGGAAGACCATCATTCGGAACCCAGTCTCGCCTTGAGCATCGCGTCCGCGGTTGGGCAGATGCAGCCGTCAGCATGGCAACCAGATGGAGAGCCGTTCACAATACGCGAGAGCCGGGCATCAACTCCCGAGCACCGGCGCAAGATATCTCACCCACTCTTAGCTGTTGAGCCCTTCCATCTCCCCAAGGAGGGTTCATGGCACATCAAAGGTAGCCGCTCAGACCCACTTACTGGGCTCTCTTCGGACCGCGAACATCGTTCCGGCGCGGACAATGCTAGCCGCAAGGGGTTGGATGCCACAGCGGATACTGGTGCCGCGGAATATGTCAAAGAGGGCTTGACGACATCACCAACCTCTGCAGCTAccatgtcttcctcttctatGGATGAAGACACCAGTGGTATGTCGCAAAGTACATCCCATCCTAGCATTCCGTCCGTCATGTCAGGAGCTTCGTCTTTGTCAGAAGGCGGGATAAACAAGGAGAATGATTGCGACAAAGTGGCCCAGGTTCCTTCAATCCTTCGTACCGGTGAAACGGTCAAAGCACGGCGGCTCAGTACGTCGCGCCCGCCAGAGGATGACGAATCTCGATACTActgcgatgacgaggaggagagcGGCGACgattctgaagatgaaggtCTAGTCTTTGGCAATACCAGAGCCGTCAACAAAAAACCAGCTATCATCATGGGCAAAGCGAAGAAAGGGCACGATGCAGGCTAA